In Spinacia oleracea cultivar Varoflay chromosome 5, BTI_SOV_V1, whole genome shotgun sequence, a single window of DNA contains:
- the LOC110797192 gene encoding 60S ribosomal protein L10a translates to MSKLQSEAVREAISGIANDCKEKNRKFTETIELQIGLKNYDPQKDKRFSGSVKLPHIPRPKMKVCMLGDAQHVEEAERIGLQWMDVEALKKLNKNKKLVKKLAKKYHAFLASEAVIKQIPRLLGPGLNKAGKFPTLVTHQEPLENKVNEIKATVKFQLKKVLCMGVAVGNLSMEEKQIFQNVQMSVNFLVSLLKKNWQNVRCLYLKSTMGKPYRIF, encoded by the exons ATGAG TAAGCTTCAAAGTGAAGCTGTGAGAGAAGCTATATCTGGGATTGCAAATGATTGCAAGGAAAAGAATCGCAAGTTTACAGAGACTATTGAACTCCAGATTGGGCTGAAGAATTATGACCCACAAAAGGACAAGCGTTTCAGTGGCTCTGTTAAATTGCCACACATCCCTCGTCCCAAGATGAAAGTTTGCATGCTTGGAGATGCACAACACGTTGAAGAG GCTGAGAGAATAGGTTTGCAATGGATGGACGTAGAAGCGTTGAAGAAACTCAACAAGAACAAGAAGCTGGTTAAAAAGCTTGCAAAGAAGTACCATGCTTTCCTTGCATCTGAGGCAGTCATTAAACAGATTCCGCGTTTGCTCGGTCCTGGTCTTAACAAGGCTG GCAAGTTCCCTACTCTTGTCACCCACCAAGAACCCTTGGAGAACAAAGTGAACGAGATTAAGGCAACTGTGAAGTTCCAGCTTAAGAAAGTTCTCTGCATGGGAGTTGCTGTTGGTAACCTTAGTATGGAAGAGAAGCAGATATTCCAAAATGTGCAAATGAGCGTCAACTTTCTCGTCTCATTGCTGAAGAAGAATTGGCAAAAT GTCCGGTGCTTATACCTGAAGAGTACCATGGGCAAGCCATACCGCATCTTCTAA